From a single Mesorhizobium shangrilense genomic region:
- the rhaM gene encoding L-rhamnose mutarotase, whose translation MPEKYAFKMRLKPGMKAEYRKRHDEIWPSLVELLKQAGVSDYSIHLDEETNILFGVLWRQDDHGMAELPKHPVMQRWWAHMADIMETRQDNEPVAVPLETVFHME comes from the coding sequence ATGCCCGAGAAATACGCGTTCAAGATGAGGCTCAAGCCCGGCATGAAGGCCGAATACAGGAAGCGCCACGACGAGATCTGGCCGTCGCTGGTCGAGCTGCTGAAACAGGCCGGCGTGTCCGATTATTCGATCCATCTCGACGAGGAAACCAACATCCTGTTCGGCGTGCTGTGGCGCCAGGACGATCACGGCATGGCCGAATTGCCGAAGCATCCGGTGATGCAGCGCTGGTGGGCTCACATGGCTGATATCATGGAGACCAGACAGGACAATGAGCCGGTGGCCGTGCCGCTGGAAACCGTGTTCCATATGGAATGA
- a CDS encoding DeoR/GlpR family DNA-binding transcription regulator — MHEKERHRIILSAIQEKPVVTVQELVDLTDSSEATIRRDIAAMHVQKRLRRVRGGAEAISPPQFIGLAGRPFSVNETINASQKRAIAREAVELCKDGEPIIINGGTTTFQMVHFLTGHRMPIFTNSFPIAEHLLKHSKNTVMLSGGTIYREQNIILSPFDNDVTRNFYARRMFMGAQGLGPLGLMEADPLLIQAEQKLIDQADELVVLIDSSKFRKRSSLILCGLSRIATVITDDGIEDREAKMLETAGVTLIVARKPASNKEESSLQA, encoded by the coding sequence ATGCACGAGAAAGAGCGCCACAGGATCATTCTGTCCGCCATCCAGGAAAAGCCTGTGGTGACGGTCCAGGAACTGGTCGACCTGACGGACTCTTCCGAGGCGACGATCCGGCGTGACATCGCCGCCATGCATGTCCAGAAGCGCCTTCGCCGTGTGCGTGGCGGTGCCGAGGCGATCTCGCCGCCGCAATTCATCGGCCTTGCCGGCCGGCCCTTTTCCGTCAACGAAACGATCAATGCCTCGCAGAAACGGGCGATTGCCCGCGAAGCCGTGGAGCTTTGCAAGGATGGCGAGCCGATCATCATCAATGGCGGCACCACGACCTTCCAGATGGTGCATTTCCTGACCGGCCACCGCATGCCGATCTTCACCAATTCGTTCCCGATCGCCGAGCATCTGCTCAAGCATTCCAAGAACACGGTCATGCTGTCGGGCGGCACCATCTACCGCGAGCAGAACATCATCCTGTCGCCCTTCGACAATGACGTGACGCGCAATTTCTATGCGCGCCGCATGTTCATGGGTGCGCAAGGGCTCGGGCCACTCGGCCTGATGGAAGCAGACCCGCTGCTGATCCAGGCCGAGCAGAAGCTGATCGACCAGGCCGACGAGCTGGTGGTGCTGATCGACTCGTCGAAGTTCCGCAAGCGCTCCAGCCTGATCCTGTGCGGACTGTCGCGCATCGCCACGGTCATCACCGATGACGGCATCGAGGACAGGGAAGCAAAGATGCTGGAGACCGCAGGCGTGACGCTGATCGTCGCCCGCAAACCGGCAAGCAACAAGGAAGAATCTTCACTGCAGGCCTGA
- a CDS encoding ABC transporter permease, which yields MKAFLKYREIWLLAAIIVLIGLISTRFPAFADPGNLRQVFNDTSILMILALGQMVVILTRSIDLSMASNLCFTGMVVAMLNAAHPAIPIPLLIVIALLVGLVLGAINGLLVWRLNIPSIVVTLGTLTIYRGATFVLSGGAWVNADKMSPDFIGFQRAAFLGIPVLSWIAILVIALFFILMTRTALGRSIYAIGVNPTASVYAGIDVGRTKFIVFCISGMIGGLSGYLWISRYVIASVEVANGYELNIIAACVIGGISIAGGIGSAGGAVLGALFLGIISNALPVINISPFWQMAISGSAIILAVVLNARGERRQGRIILRKVEAA from the coding sequence ATGAAGGCTTTCCTGAAGTACCGCGAAATCTGGCTGTTGGCCGCAATCATCGTTTTGATCGGGCTGATCTCGACCCGCTTCCCAGCCTTTGCCGACCCCGGCAATCTGCGCCAGGTGTTCAACGACACCTCGATCCTGATGATCCTGGCGCTCGGCCAGATGGTTGTCATCTTGACCCGGTCGATCGACCTGTCGATGGCCTCAAACCTCTGCTTTACCGGCATGGTGGTGGCGATGCTGAACGCCGCGCATCCGGCGATCCCCATCCCGCTGCTGATCGTCATCGCACTGCTGGTCGGCCTCGTGCTCGGCGCCATCAACGGCCTTTTGGTCTGGCGGCTGAACATCCCCTCGATCGTGGTCACACTGGGCACGCTGACCATCTATCGCGGCGCTACCTTCGTCCTGTCCGGGGGCGCCTGGGTCAATGCCGACAAGATGAGCCCGGATTTCATCGGCTTTCAGCGGGCGGCCTTCCTCGGCATTCCGGTGCTGTCCTGGATCGCTATCCTTGTCATCGCGCTGTTCTTCATCCTGATGACGCGCACCGCGCTCGGCCGCTCGATCTACGCCATCGGCGTCAACCCGACGGCGTCGGTTTATGCCGGCATCGATGTCGGCCGGACGAAATTCATCGTCTTCTGCATCTCCGGCATGATCGGCGGCCTCTCGGGCTACCTGTGGATCTCGCGCTATGTCATCGCCTCAGTCGAGGTCGCCAACGGCTATGAGCTCAACATCATCGCCGCCTGCGTCATCGGCGGCATCTCGATCGCTGGCGGCATCGGCTCGGCCGGTGGCGCGGTGCTCGGCGCGTTGTTCCTCGGCATCATCTCCAACGCGCTGCCGGTCATCAACATTTCGCCCTTCTGGCAGATGGCGATTTCGGGTAGCGCCATCATCCTTGCCGTCGTGCTCAACGCGCGCGGCGAACGCCGGCAAGGCCGCATCATCCTGAGAAAAGTGGAGGCGGCATGA
- a CDS encoding sugar ABC transporter ATP-binding protein, with product MDTTAQDGTAKEGPPASAPRLTLSGISKSFPGVRALHNVSLALYPGQVTALIGENGAGKSTLVKIMTGIYQPDAGTISIDGQAVTLPSAHAAFGHGVTAIHQETVLFDDLTVAENIFLGHAPRSRFGTIDWRTMRKNAREVLDTMHAGHIDADARLKDLGIANKHLVAVARAMSIDAQIVIMDEPTAALSMKEIEELFLLIEFLKEEGKAILFISHKFDEIYRIADRYTVFRDGEMVGEGLIKDAGQSQIVRMMVGRSVDHIFPQRKAEIGVPVLSVSGLSHPTEFNDIGFELHKGEILGFYGLVGAGRSEVMQAISGITRTSAGTITLEGRTIAPKSAADSIDAGIVYVPEERGKQGVVIGLPIFQNVSLPSLKRTSKSGLLRLAEEFSLARSYTERLDLRASSLSQDVGTLSGGNQQKIVIAKWLATAPKVIILDEPTKGIDIGSKAAVHGFMAELVAQGLSVIMVSSELPEILGMSDRVVVMREGLVAAVYDNKGLDAETLVRTAAGIAA from the coding sequence ATGGACACGACAGCCCAAGACGGCACGGCAAAGGAGGGGCCTCCGGCCTCAGCCCCACGCCTGACGCTGTCCGGTATCTCGAAGAGTTTTCCCGGAGTGCGCGCGCTGCACAATGTCAGCCTGGCGCTCTATCCGGGCCAGGTGACAGCACTCATCGGCGAAAACGGCGCCGGCAAGTCAACGCTGGTCAAGATCATGACCGGCATCTACCAGCCCGATGCCGGCACCATCAGCATTGACGGTCAGGCCGTCACCTTGCCCAGCGCACATGCGGCCTTCGGCCATGGCGTTACCGCGATCCATCAGGAAACCGTTCTGTTCGACGACCTGACCGTCGCCGAAAACATATTTCTCGGCCATGCGCCGCGATCACGCTTCGGCACCATCGACTGGCGCACGATGCGTAAGAACGCTCGCGAAGTGCTCGACACCATGCATGCCGGCCATATTGACGCCGACGCACGGCTAAAGGATCTCGGCATCGCCAACAAGCATCTGGTCGCCGTGGCGCGCGCCATGTCGATCGACGCGCAGATCGTCATCATGGACGAGCCGACCGCCGCGCTTTCGATGAAGGAGATCGAGGAGCTGTTCTTGCTCATCGAGTTCCTCAAGGAAGAGGGCAAGGCGATCCTGTTCATCAGCCACAAGTTCGATGAGATCTACCGCATAGCCGACCGCTACACGGTGTTCCGGGACGGTGAGATGGTTGGCGAAGGCCTGATCAAGGATGCGGGCCAGAGCCAGATCGTTCGCATGATGGTCGGCCGTTCGGTCGACCACATCTTCCCGCAGCGTAAGGCCGAGATCGGCGTGCCGGTGCTTTCCGTCTCCGGCCTGTCGCACCCGACCGAATTCAACGACATCGGCTTCGAACTGCACAAGGGCGAGATCCTCGGCTTCTACGGCCTTGTCGGCGCCGGGCGCAGCGAAGTGATGCAGGCGATTTCGGGCATCACCCGCACCTCAGCCGGCACGATCACCCTGGAAGGCAGGACGATCGCGCCGAAATCGGCGGCGGATTCGATCGATGCCGGGATCGTCTATGTGCCGGAGGAGCGCGGCAAGCAAGGCGTGGTGATCGGCCTGCCGATCTTCCAGAATGTCTCGCTGCCTTCACTCAAGCGCACGTCGAAATCCGGCCTGCTGCGGCTGGCGGAAGAGTTCTCGCTCGCCCGCTCCTATACCGAGCGGCTAGACCTGCGCGCATCCTCGCTCAGCCAGGATGTCGGCACGCTGTCGGGCGGCAACCAGCAGAAGATCGTCATCGCCAAATGGCTGGCGACCGCGCCAAAGGTGATCATTTTGGATGAGCCGACCAAGGGCATCGACATCGGCTCCAAGGCGGCCGTGCACGGTTTCATGGCCGAGTTGGTGGCGCAGGGGTTGTCGGTGATCATGGTGTCGTCCGAGTTGCCCGAAATCCTCGGCATGTCCGACCGCGTCGTCGTGATGCGCGAGGGTCTGGTCGCGGCGGTCTACGACAACAAGGGTCTGGACGCCGAAACGCTGGTCAGGACAGCAGCAGGGATCGCGGCATGA
- the rhaS gene encoding rhamnose ABC transporter substrate-binding protein: MSFLKKLMVTAAFSAAMFVNAAYAENVKIALVVKSLGNGFFDAANKGAEEAAKELGDVDIIYTGPTKATAEAQIEVVNSLIAQKVNAIAISANDADALVPVLKKAMERGITVISWDSGVAKEGRQLHLNPSDTGLIGETIIKLAADYLPEGGDVAILSASSTATNQNAWIDAAKKVLPEKFPKIKLVATVYGDDDSAKSTDEAKGLLKSYPNLKAIIAPTTVGVVAAAQVVTDANLIGKVNVTGLALPSEFKKFIDNGASQAVALWNPIDLGYSAVYLAHDLAVKKEVAKPGATLSIGRVGKVTLDDTNSAAMAPPFQFDKSNIEKFSKIY; the protein is encoded by the coding sequence ATGAGCTTTCTGAAGAAATTGATGGTTACGGCGGCATTTTCCGCCGCCATGTTCGTGAATGCCGCCTATGCCGAGAACGTCAAGATCGCGCTGGTTGTGAAGTCGCTGGGCAACGGCTTCTTCGATGCCGCCAACAAGGGCGCCGAAGAAGCCGCCAAGGAACTCGGCGACGTCGACATCATCTACACCGGCCCGACCAAGGCGACCGCCGAGGCGCAGATCGAGGTGGTCAATTCGCTGATCGCCCAGAAGGTCAACGCCATCGCCATTTCGGCCAATGACGCCGATGCGCTGGTTCCGGTGCTGAAGAAGGCCATGGAACGCGGCATCACCGTGATCTCGTGGGATTCCGGCGTTGCCAAGGAAGGCCGCCAGCTTCACCTTAATCCGTCCGACACCGGCCTGATCGGCGAGACCATCATCAAGCTTGCCGCCGACTACCTGCCGGAAGGCGGCGACGTCGCCATCCTGTCGGCCTCGTCGACCGCGACCAACCAGAACGCCTGGATCGACGCGGCCAAGAAGGTGCTGCCGGAGAAGTTCCCCAAGATCAAACTGGTCGCCACCGTCTATGGCGATGACGATTCGGCCAAGAGCACGGACGAGGCCAAAGGCCTGCTGAAGTCCTATCCGAACCTGAAGGCGATCATCGCACCGACCACCGTCGGCGTCGTTGCCGCGGCCCAGGTCGTCACCGACGCGAACCTGATCGGCAAGGTCAATGTCACCGGCCTCGCGCTGCCGTCCGAGTTCAAGAAGTTCATCGACAACGGTGCCAGCCAGGCTGTCGCCCTGTGGAACCCGATCGACCTCGGCTACTCCGCCGTCTACCTCGCCCATGATCTGGCCGTGAAGAAGGAAGTGGCGAAGCCCGGCGCCACGCTGTCGATCGGCCGCGTCGGCAAGGTCACGCTCGACGACACCAACTCGGCTGCGATGGCTCCGCCCTTCCAGTTCGACAAGTCCAACATCGAGAAGTTCTCCAAGATCTATTGA
- a CDS encoding ABC transporter permease, with amino-acid sequence MTDVPAPRHIPDRLDTPLRSAIFSWEALLVVVAVAIFIINSFASPYFLDPYSLSDLTFNFTEKGLIAFAMALLIISGEIDLSVAAIIALASTMMGMAVQTGADTPVLVLIGIVVGLGCGAFNGLLVTRLGLPSIVVTIGTMSLFRGIAFIILGDQAYKGYPESFALFGQGYVWWVVSFELVLFLIAAVVYWFLLHRTSFGRRVFAIGNNPVAAQFSGVRVGRTKFILFCLTGLMSGIASVLITSRLGSTRPSIAQGYELEVITMVVLGGVSILGGAGSILGVVLAAFIMGLVTFGLGLLNVPGIVMSIFIGLLLIIVIALPIVWRRMRGGR; translated from the coding sequence ATGACCGACGTCCCTGCCCCGCGCCACATTCCCGACCGGCTCGACACGCCGCTGCGCTCGGCGATCTTTTCCTGGGAAGCACTGCTGGTCGTGGTGGCCGTTGCCATCTTCATCATCAACAGCTTCGCCTCGCCCTATTTCCTCGATCCGTATTCGCTGTCGGATCTGACCTTCAATTTCACCGAGAAGGGCCTGATCGCCTTCGCCATGGCGCTGCTGATCATATCCGGTGAGATCGACCTGTCGGTGGCCGCCATCATCGCGCTGGCATCGACCATGATGGGCATGGCCGTGCAGACCGGCGCCGACACGCCGGTGCTGGTGCTGATCGGCATCGTCGTCGGACTCGGCTGCGGCGCCTTCAACGGGCTGCTGGTCACGAGGCTGGGATTGCCGTCCATCGTCGTCACCATCGGCACGATGAGCCTGTTTCGCGGCATTGCCTTCATCATCCTCGGCGACCAGGCCTACAAGGGCTATCCGGAAAGCTTCGCCTTGTTCGGCCAGGGTTACGTCTGGTGGGTGGTGTCGTTCGAGCTGGTGCTCTTCCTCATCGCCGCCGTCGTCTACTGGTTCCTTCTGCACCGCACGAGCTTCGGCCGCCGTGTCTTTGCCATCGGCAACAATCCGGTCGCGGCACAGTTTTCCGGCGTACGCGTCGGCCGCACAAAATTCATCCTGTTCTGCCTGACCGGGCTGATGTCGGGCATCGCCTCGGTGCTGATCACCTCGCGGCTGGGCTCGACGCGGCCCTCGATCGCGCAGGGCTATGAACTCGAAGTCATCACCATGGTGGTGCTCGGCGGCGTCAGCATCCTCGGCGGCGCCGGCAGCATTCTGGGCGTCGTGCTTGCCGCCTTCATCATGGGGCTGGTGACCTTCGGGCTTGGCCTGCTCAACGTGCCCGGCATCGTCATGTCGATCTTCATCGGCCTGCTGCTGATCATCGTCATCGCATTGCCGATCGTCTGGCGGCGGATGCGCGGGGGACGCTGA